One Candidatus Binatia bacterium genomic window carries:
- a CDS encoding DUF2333 family protein: MADISSESRGGGVVGKVVVLVLVALLVLAVPLTLHFGQKRHNELGFDVERAFPESRTIVPGEAYANTAIALIEHELNGITGWRPNDFVLWGPRLWADNNSNRQLGIVQALRESTRVFKDHLTKVSSDEFDRNLVAADTAIRNDAEKFWFPSAESKLREGARHLRAYVDGLKTVPPASRPINLRNVELIRLYQAWTDLLGAAHATLFRPATGLFTSDDDFYRAQGFAHVLHHLGLAIGREYRKELTSRPVVATLAAEANAALGKAAVMKPIVVLDGSPTSVFANHRRNLDAYINEARQKMYSIREELEK; the protein is encoded by the coding sequence ATGGCAGACATTTCTTCCGAGTCCCGCGGCGGTGGCGTTGTCGGGAAGGTTGTCGTCCTCGTCCTCGTTGCGCTGCTGGTTCTTGCGGTTCCGCTGACCCTCCATTTCGGCCAGAAACGGCACAACGAGTTGGGCTTCGACGTGGAGCGGGCATTCCCCGAGAGCCGCACCATCGTACCCGGAGAGGCGTACGCAAACACGGCGATAGCGCTCATCGAGCACGAGTTGAACGGTATTACCGGTTGGCGCCCGAACGATTTCGTTCTGTGGGGTCCGCGGCTGTGGGCCGACAACAACTCGAATCGCCAGCTCGGCATCGTACAGGCGCTGCGGGAGAGCACGCGCGTGTTCAAAGACCATCTAACCAAGGTCTCGAGCGACGAGTTCGACCGGAACCTGGTTGCCGCCGACACCGCGATACGAAACGACGCCGAGAAATTCTGGTTTCCCTCGGCGGAGAGCAAGCTGCGCGAAGGGGCGCGCCACTTGCGCGCTTACGTCGACGGGCTCAAGACGGTGCCGCCGGCGTCGCGGCCGATCAACTTGCGCAACGTCGAGCTGATTCGTCTGTATCAGGCGTGGACCGACCTGCTCGGGGCGGCGCACGCGACCCTGTTCCGGCCGGCAACCGGCTTGTTCACCAGCGACGACGATTTCTACCGCGCGCAGGGTTTCGCCCACGTGCTGCACCATCTCGGACTCGCCATCGGGCGCGAGTACAGGAAGGAGCTGACGTCGCGGCCGGTCGTCGCCACGCTGGCCGCCGAGGCGAACGCGGCGCTCGGCAAGGCCGCGGTCATGAAGCCGATCGTCGTTCTGGACGGCAGTCCGACCAGCGTCTTCGCCAATCATCGCCGCAACCTCGACGCCTACATCAACGAGGCGCGGCAGAAGATGTATTCGATTCGGGAGGAATTGGAGAAGTAA
- a CDS encoding O-acetylhomoserine aminocarboxypropyltransferase/cysteine synthase — MSTDTPRTPGLGTLAVHAGQEKDPTTGARAVPIYATSSYVFESTEHAANLFALKEFGNIYTRLMNPTNDVLEKRLAALDGGAAGLAFASGQSAITAAILTICHSGQNFVSATSLYGGTWTLFTQTFRQLGIEVRFFDPHHPEKIKDLVDANTRCVYFESLGNPKNDVPDFRAIAEAAHALGLPVLCDNTVLTPCLLRPIDHGVDVVIYSTTKFIGGHGVHIGGVIVDSGKFPWAREPKKWPEFCAPDPSYHGLVLEEALRPVGNIAYILHIRTHWLRDTGPAMSPFGAFLFLLGLETLHLRMERHCSNASTVARFLERHPAVTWVNYPGLPGHADYANAQTYLSKGQGAIIGFGIKGGRDAGIRFINSVRMASHLANIGDAKTLVIHPASTTHSQLTEAEQRETGVTPDYVRVSVGIEDVEDIVADLDHALQASQA; from the coding sequence ATGAGCACCGATACACCGCGAACCCCCGGGCTGGGGACCCTCGCCGTACATGCGGGGCAGGAGAAAGATCCGACCACGGGTGCCCGTGCCGTACCGATCTACGCGACGAGCTCTTACGTGTTCGAGAGTACCGAGCACGCCGCTAACCTCTTCGCCCTCAAGGAGTTCGGGAACATCTACACGCGTCTGATGAACCCGACCAACGACGTGCTCGAAAAGCGGCTGGCCGCCCTCGACGGCGGTGCCGCCGGGCTCGCCTTTGCCTCGGGGCAGTCTGCCATCACCGCTGCCATCCTGACCATCTGCCACAGCGGCCAGAACTTCGTCTCCGCCACCAGTCTCTACGGCGGCACGTGGACGCTGTTTACTCAGACTTTCCGCCAGCTCGGCATCGAGGTGCGCTTCTTCGATCCGCACCACCCGGAGAAGATCAAAGACCTGGTGGACGCCAATACGCGCTGCGTCTACTTCGAAAGCCTAGGCAACCCGAAGAACGACGTACCGGATTTTCGCGCCATAGCCGAGGCCGCGCACGCGCTCGGCTTGCCCGTGCTGTGCGACAACACCGTGCTGACACCGTGTCTCCTGCGACCGATCGATCACGGCGTGGACGTCGTGATCTACTCGACGACGAAATTCATCGGCGGCCACGGCGTCCACATCGGCGGCGTGATCGTCGACAGCGGCAAGTTCCCGTGGGCACGAGAACCGAAGAAGTGGCCCGAGTTCTGCGCTCCGGACCCGTCGTATCACGGTCTGGTCCTCGAAGAGGCGCTGCGGCCCGTCGGCAACATCGCCTACATACTGCACATCCGCACGCACTGGCTCCGCGACACCGGGCCGGCGATGAGCCCGTTCGGGGCGTTTCTGTTTCTCCTCGGACTCGAGACGCTTCACCTGCGCATGGAAAGACACTGTTCGAACGCCAGCACCGTGGCCCGGTTCCTGGAACGGCATCCCGCCGTAACGTGGGTGAACTATCCCGGTTTGCCCGGTCATGCAGACTACGCCAACGCGCAGACCTATCTGTCGAAGGGACAGGGCGCCATCATCGGGTTCGGCATCAAGGGCGGACGCGACGCGGGCATACGGTTCATCAATTCGGTTCGGATGGCCAGCCATCTCGCTAATATCGGCGACGCCAAGACCCTGGTGATCCACCCGGCTTCGACGACGCACTCGCAACTCACGGAAGCGGAACAACGCGAAACCGGGGTCACGCCAGACTACGTGCGCGTATCGGTCGGTATCGAGGACGTCGAGGACATTGTCGCCGACCTCGACCATGCACTGCAGGCGTCGCAGGCTTAG
- a CDS encoding replication-associated recombination protein A, which yields MRPRTLAEMVGQTHLVGPGRLLRELIDGQRLHSLILWGPPGTGKTSLALLIAHTTQAYFVRFSAVLSGVRELRELIDEARVRLRDSGQRTILFVDEIHRFNKAQQDAFLPYVEDGTITLIGATTENPSFEVIAPLLSRTSVLVLEPLPETGVRDLLERALADGERGLGTLGLRGEPAALAFLAQHARGDARLGLNALEAAANLAVTKRESVITLALAEEAAQHRALLYDKAGEEHYNVISAFIKSLRGSDPDAAVYWMLRMLDAGEDPLFIARRMVIFAAEDIGNADPQALQVAVAVKDAFHFVGLPEGRIPLAQAATYLATAPKSNASYKAMLAAADDVKTHGALPVPLHLRNAPTSLMKELGYGRGYKYAHDYEGHVVGQQHLPDALCDRRYYAPSEEGAERAIKERLERWRQRKGRA from the coding sequence ATGCGCCCCCGGACCCTCGCCGAGATGGTCGGTCAGACGCACCTCGTCGGGCCCGGGCGGCTGCTGCGCGAACTGATCGACGGGCAGCGATTGCACTCGCTGATTCTCTGGGGGCCGCCGGGGACCGGCAAGACGTCGCTGGCGCTGCTCATCGCGCACACGACACAGGCTTACTTCGTGCGCTTCTCGGCGGTCTTGTCGGGGGTCCGCGAATTGCGCGAGTTGATCGACGAAGCGCGGGTTCGACTCCGCGACAGTGGCCAGCGCACGATCCTCTTTGTCGACGAGATCCACCGCTTCAACAAGGCGCAGCAGGATGCGTTTCTCCCCTATGTCGAGGACGGCACGATCACGCTCATCGGCGCAACCACCGAGAACCCGTCGTTCGAAGTCATCGCGCCTTTGCTGTCCCGCACCTCCGTGCTCGTCCTGGAGCCGTTGCCGGAAACCGGTGTGCGGGACCTGCTCGAGCGGGCGTTAGCCGACGGGGAGCGCGGCCTCGGCACCCTTGGTTTGCGCGGTGAACCAGCGGCGCTGGCCTTCCTTGCGCAGCACGCCCGTGGCGATGCCCGGCTGGGCCTGAACGCCCTCGAAGCCGCGGCCAACCTCGCCGTGACCAAGCGGGAGAGCGTCATCACGCTGGCCCTTGCCGAGGAAGCCGCGCAGCACCGCGCGCTGCTCTACGACAAGGCGGGGGAGGAGCACTACAACGTCATTTCGGCATTCATCAAGAGCCTGCGCGGCAGCGATCCCGATGCGGCAGTGTACTGGATGTTGCGCATGCTCGACGCGGGCGAGGACCCGCTGTTTATCGCGCGCCGGATGGTCATCTTCGCGGCCGAGGACATCGGCAACGCCGACCCGCAGGCGCTGCAGGTGGCAGTCGCGGTCAAGGACGCGTTTCATTTCGTCGGCTTGCCCGAAGGCCGCATCCCGCTTGCCCAGGCGGCGACGTATCTGGCCACGGCGCCGAAGTCGAATGCGTCTTACAAAGCCATGCTGGCGGCGGCCGACGACGTGAAGACTCACGGCGCTCTTCCCGTGCCTCTCCACCTGCGCAATGCCCCCACTTCCCTGATGAAAGAACTCGGCTACGGGCGCGGCTACAAGTATGCGCACGACTACGAGGGCCACGTGGTGGGACAGCAGCATCTGCCCGATGCGCTGTGCGACCGCCGTTACTATGCGCCGTCCGAAGAAGGCGCCGAGCGCGCGATCAAGGAACGCCTCGAGCGCTGGCGGCAACGCAAGGGGCGGGCCTGA